The following are from one region of the Planococcus sp. MSAK28401 genome:
- a CDS encoding helix-turn-helix domain-containing protein: MSFLESYVAENLKDPEFAKEWADSELEYTIARNIIQRRNRLGLTQSEVASRMHTKQNVVSRIENGSQNVTLKSLKSLAAALQTDVPSLMQEYDEKQDEKKISSDLVKS, from the coding sequence ATGAGTTTTTTGGAAAGTTACGTAGCAGAAAACTTAAAAGATCCGGAATTTGCTAAGGAGTGGGCGGACAGCGAACTGGAATATACAATCGCTCGAAATATCATTCAACGCAGAAATCGCTTAGGCCTTACGCAAAGCGAAGTTGCTTCACGTATGCACACCAAGCAAAACGTGGTATCTCGTATTGAAAATGGCAGTCAGAATGTGACCTTGAAAAGCTTGAAATCGTTAGCTGCAGCTCTTCAGACGGATGTTCCTTCCCTGATGCAAGAATATGACGAGAAGCAAGACGAGAAAAAAATCAGTTCCGATCTCGTGAAAAGTTAA
- a CDS encoding type II toxin-antitoxin system RelE/ParE family toxin, whose translation MEKSKWTVNAYKKDNGEKPAAEFLDSLPAKEKAKVLRTIQLLGEFGPMLRMPHRRPIDQDIYELRTVLGNNIFRVFHFHYENGEFILLNGFRKKTQKTPQSEIDRAKRYRDDYLRQKGRDST comes from the coding sequence ATGGAAAAGTCGAAATGGACAGTCAATGCATATAAAAAAGACAATGGCGAAAAACCTGCTGCCGAGTTTCTAGATTCGCTTCCTGCAAAGGAAAAGGCAAAGGTGTTACGCACCATTCAATTATTGGGTGAGTTTGGTCCAATGTTACGGATGCCACACCGAAGGCCGATCGATCAGGACATCTATGAACTTCGGACGGTTTTAGGCAACAATATCTTTCGCGTGTTCCATTTTCATTACGAAAATGGCGAATTTATCTTGTTAAATGGTTTTCGAAAGAAAACTCAAAAAACACCGCAGAGTGAAATCGATCGTGCCAAACGCTATCGAGATGATTATTTACGACAAAAAGGGAGGGATTCAACATGA